The Syngnathus acus chromosome 2, fSynAcu1.2, whole genome shotgun sequence genomic interval gtgaCAATGACGAAGTACGTGTGCAGGGTTGCCAGGTGTTTTATATTTAAGTCTTGATACCAATGTTGCTGCCAAAATTAGCATTAGGCATAAATATTGTCGAAATTTGTTGTCTCGAATGTAGAAAAATGTTGCTGATTACAAATTCCACAATTTaaaattttctttctttgcatGATAAAAAGTGGAAAACGTCACCATAACACCGGCAATGACGTCAGTCGAAGGGTTGCTGACAAAGCCTCGACTGCTGGCCCCCGTCACCTCATCAGGCACGTATATATGGTTCCTATTGGTAATATGGCGACACTTAGCAACTGTTTGAGCAATTTTATTCCTCGATTCGAAACAGTTTctaatgtattttcttttcggGTAAAGTGACGCAAGCTAACCGTTCATTCAGGGCGTTAGCATGTATGCTCGTAAACCCGTTCGAATGAGCGAAACGGAAGCGTACGTAAACAAAATGTCCTCACAAAGCTACCGCTAGTTTTTATTAAAGAGTATCAACTTCCAACATTTTCTATTGGCAATAAAGGGTAAGGCCGTCTGTTGCCCTTTCACTTTGCGCTAACGCAAGAGTTTTATacttcaggttttttttttttttaaatgataatgaaaccGAAACCGTGGTAAATGTCATTGGGTCAGCGAAACTGGACTCATGTCAAGAGCAGCTTGAAATGGACACTGTGATGCACTTAGTCGAACTCCTAGATATGGCTTTAAATTAACAAGTACGAACAAATTAAAACCACTGAACTTGATTGGTACAGTACtgattgaaaaacatttgacacaaaCATGTGCACTTACCTTTGTCATGATAGCACAATGGACTGGAGTCCCTCAGCTGTCCAGGTGGGCCTCTTGGCTACCAGCTCGGCCCTCACTGCTGTCTTCTTCAACGTGTACAGGAACAAAGCAGCGACGGTGACCAAATTAAAGGTCCGCCGTTGAAAAAAGTTCAGTGTCCCAGTAATCCTTGTGTAACTCAACAGAAATCTCTCCTGTGCACAGGATGCCAAGAAAGTTTCCATTGACCaggatttgaaaatgatccTGTCTGAAACACCGGGAAGATGTTTCCCTTATGCCGTCGTTGAGGGTGAGTTGATTCTTGATTTCCAACTGCTGTGCCCTGTTGCGTGTTGTGCGGGATGTCCGATGTTGAGCCAGGaacaacaaagatgtggagtatagagttggttctttattggcaagatcttgggttgtttaatggcggccAATGCACGAGGCAcggcagcagatgaaacaacagCTTCCTTCTCCAGGTCAGCTTCTTTTATACTGCCTGGAAAGGCGGGAACTTGTCACATGTGGGGGGCGTCACCCCTCTGTgtgcctatgtgtgtgtgttcatacAGTTATGTGTGTTGTATTCGTGTTCTGATTGAACAGTTATGTTTATATAAACTCATAACGAGAATTGTACAGATATGAGCATCAAAACGTATATGAGATTGTCTAACCCTAACAGAACATGTACACATTGCTATTGCTCTCTCTTCAGCCCTAAGAAATGTTCATTGGTCCAAACAATATTTActacatcacttttttttgttctcggGTGTAACTAATTGTACACCGGTCATTCTTTTCAGGTGTCGTGAGGTCTGTGAAGGAAACGCTCAGTAGCCAGTTTCTTGACAATTGCAAAGGGGTCATTGAGAGACTGACTTTGAAGGAGGAGAAAATGGTTTGGAACCGCACCACTCAACTCTGGTATGTCAGTAAACAGGCAAGTCAAATGTATGTCGGGAAGTAGATGTGAGTTGGTTTCATTAAAATACTTCCCTGTGCAGGAGCAACACTCAGAAAGTCATCCACCAGCGCACCAACTCGGTTCCGTTTGCACTCGGCCCCCACGATAACAACATCACCGCCACCGTATGTGTCGTGCGCCCGCTCGAAGCCGCAGAGTTAAATCTGGAGACCACGTACGAGAACTTCCACCCCACCGTTCAGTCCCTGTCCAGCGTCATCGGCAACTTCATCACCGGCGAGCGAGCCAAAGGCATTCACGAAACGGAGGAGATGTTGCGCTTGGGCGACAGCGTCACGGGCGTCGGCGAGCTGGTGCTAGATAACAACGTCATTAAGCTGCAGCCACCCAAGCAAGGCTTCTTGTATTTCCTCACTCGGTTGGACTTTGACGCTCTCCTGAGGAAGCAGGAGCGAGACGTCAGACTGTGGCGCATTCTGACAGTCGTCTTCGGCCTGGCCGCCTGTTCCACCTTCTTCTACATTTTGTGGAAGCAGTACGAGTGCCTCAGACAGAGAAAGCGCGTGAAGCGCATCCTTAAAGAGTTCGAGGagcaagagaagaaaaataaggAGGAGCAAAATTGGGAGGAAAGCGATGAGCAGGCCAGCCGGTGCGCCGTATGCTTGTACCAGGAGCGCTCCTGCGTCTTTCTGGAATGCGGACACGTGTGCACGTGCACGAGATGCTACGAGGCTCTGCCGGAGCCAAAGAAATGTCCCATCTGCAGGGCCATCATAGATAGGATGGTGCTCATCTACAATACCTAATACCAAAGGGGTGAGTCAGTTCTCTATGTCGTCATGGggcaaatcaaaacaatgaatCTTGAATCAAAACAAGGGAGCGTGCAGACAACTGTCAGGTTGTATCCATTTATTGAATTATGGCACTTTTGCTTGTCCATAATTATGAACCTAGTATCCTTCCAATCAGATACCAATGTTTTTTATGCGTATACGTACAATAAACTGACATCAATGCACAATATAATGTACTTCCAATAACTGCTATTTTAGGCATGGGGTGGGAGGCGTAACTAGTAAAAGGCACATTTAAGGTAGTATTGCTCCAGGCAGGCAAGGCTCCCAGCGCACCACTCCGTTGTAAAACTTTCAAAACGACGACAGGAAAGGTGTGGTTGAACGTAACAGCTTCTTAGCAAGTAATGGCTAGCTGCTCAACGTAAGGTAGAGCAAGTGCAAAAGACTTGTTTCGGATAAATAGTACAGTactagatttaaaaaaagttgccAGACAGCTGGCAGTGGCCTCGAATTTTCACAGCATTTATTTTAAGGGTAATGTAAGATGGGTTGAAAGTGCTGAGTTCATAGTTTGGGCTTTAAACTATTTATGTAGGCAATTCTAAACGTTCCCGAGCGGTGTCTATGACTCGGGCTTGGAACAGGAGTGTTCGCTGTTTTCCcaaatttttcatttgaacttCTAGGCTTTGTAACGAGCTTCACCGCTGACCGTAAGGCTGCCGCACCAAATCAGTTTGCTCAGTGGGGATCTGAAGCAGACATGCGTGTGGACACTTGGAGCATGAGGAAATAGTGATGTCGTGAGGCCGACCAAAAACCTGTGCACAATTAGATTTTGGTGGGAGTGGATGTCGGTTATCATAGAATCCAAAGGGGCGCAGATGCGAGGGGGACTGTGTATGGACCAGTCCATGGGTCAACCATTGAGGCGAACTGCGAGAAATGGAGGTTTAAGTATGTGTGGATCTTTGAAGACTTAGAATTTCCTtagttttgattaaaaaaaaaaaaaggttatctTGTTCTCACCTGTTGTCAATAAGATTTTCTGGGATTTCAGTACCCCATGGTGAAAAATGCTCTCCTAAGTTGACGTCACATCTGCCTTCAAGGCTATGGTAGGACCCGCCATCCTCCAGATGGCTTTTGAATGAATCCCTAGGATGGAAggttttccattttttctcAGAACAACCACATTTTGAGAGTAACTGAACAAACTCACCTgcgctgctttgttttttttccgtttgcTGCTCTGTTTTGTTGGGCACAGTCCCAAATACAGCAAGTGATGAACGCCAAGGACATGATACATATTATGCCGATGCTGATGATGGATGCAAGAACAGCCACGCGGAAACCACTGTCTTTGTACGGAGACAACGCTGAAGACGGACAAGGAGAACATATATTTCATGGTTAGAGCAGCCTGAATGTGTTACGTCCTTATGTAGAAAGAGTTGAGTCACGGCAAAAAGAATTAAacaatttgaaacatttctgAACATTTATTcttaatattttaattcattcaattaatTTCTGATCAGTATTTTAATCCATTTTATTGCCTCAGGGAGAAAGATAAATCAAGTGTTTGGAAAAATACATGAATAtcacaaatatatttgtggTTGTATTTATGTGAATAATTGACACAAATCTCCCCATAGAAAGAGAGTGCAAGACCTTCCTCTAGTGGGAAAGTTGGTCAATTGCGGTTTCAccaaaatcacaaaataatgccATGAATTCATTATGTCGTAAAAATCTCATATGTTGTGGTGTCAAGTTATAATGTATTGTGATTATTCCATGTTCAAATCTGGAATCCACACAGCACTAAATATATTGCCATAATCACCCATCTGTATGTGTTTGTAAAGCACTTGGACTATTATTGCACAAACAAAGGAGGACCACTAAtttggaggttccactgtagtCTCCATCTTTGCCAACTTACGTTTGCAGGACAGTTCCCCCACCCAGCGAGGGCTGTTTGCATCCATGACACACTTCAGCTCACCGCCTACCGGCCTGTGTTTGCTTGGGCACTGCAGAGAAATGGCTGTGCCCACACTGCGGCCGTTGCCCGTGCTGATGATGTGGGTACCCAAGCGAGGTGAGGGGAGAGCTGGGCACTGCGCCTGGACATGCACTAAAAGACAGTCTTTTCATCAACAAAACTCATTCCAGAAGAACTGTGGAGTTATACAGAGcgaatatatatttaaaaaatcagcACAAACCTGATCAAATACCAGATTCAGGTGATAGAAATAtaagaaatatattttccatTGCATTACATTTGGTGAGTAAAGGACAAAGGAGATCATGCTTATTTACCGTATGAGTTTATCGGACTATTTTTCAgtattttatcttttgtgCCAACTGGCAACGATGCCATGCTGGCTCgccaaaacagaaaatattacCTGGCAACGGCGGACGACGGCCACTTCGGAGAAATGAAGTCACCAGCGGCCATCTTACGTTgccaatctttttttcccccaattttttttttttttttttacacaagtaGAATCAGAAACCAACTACTTTTTTGTAGCCAATTTACATTtaccagctttttttttttaaatcccagATTGTATCAGTATACTTCTTAAATTTGCCACCCTGCTTTATACTTTGGCTGTAGTCCACTTAAATAAAATTACTTGAAAAAGTTAAATGACATTAAAGGGTTAAAGAGAACGGCACGCAGTAAACTTATTTAAGAAGGtctacattttaaaacaagccATGCACCAAACATGGGCAACACTTTTCATAACAATCAATTTACCGGCGTTATTCTGGTCAGTTCCGTTCGTCTCGAATCCTTTGGATGCTAAGGACATGATGACGGTCCAATCGATCACCGCCCGTGTCCACAGTCCACACGCCGAACAAGCGAGCAAGTGCATAGAAGACGCACGACCTGCAGGCGAGACGTTGTCACGTGACGCCTGCATGACAGGGGGAGAAAATTGGGTCGGCGCTAAAGTTTCTTCTGCACCGAGATGTCAGGCAAGCCTAGCGTTGTCCgctttttggtttattttattttttacttttttattttgggggcgTTTGCGGTCATGCATTCTGCAATCAAGTGCCGTTGCATacagacttttgtttttagaatgcAGAACTGGGTGGAACATGAGCTAATTTAATTGAAGTCATGAAAATTCGAATCAAGAACAACTGTGCGTTCTGGTTCTTTACAGAGATGGAAAAAGTGCTCACACTTCTACCTTTTTTACTATTTACCCACCAGgggagttttttctttttttttttttcagcatcgCGAAAATGAAGAACGCATCGAGAAGTTTCACCTAGTGCCATTCTCACGAAACAAACAGGAAACAGTTGCAACCGCACCAAAACGGAACTCGCTTTGCCAGTCAATGTAAAGCACCATCCCGGATGTCGTTTCTGTAAATGTGACTTCATTCACCATTTACTTGAATGTAACATTAATAAGATTAAAGTTTAGGGGAtgtttcagttttgttttcaggattacagtggaggaaaaaatgtCCAACAAAAATCCCCTAAATCCCACTTTAGCAAAAAGACAGGTCATCTGGGGTGTTAtttggaaatgcaaatgtctCTGGGCCACACAGATGTTTGCACGCACACAAGCCAACATCTGCTAAGAGGCTTACGCTTCAATGACAATCGACAGCTTTCTCATTACACCCATTCTCTTCAGATGTGATGGGAAAGGATCAAATCTCTCATGTATAAAccctgacaaaaaataaatactgtttCTAACCTTCATGGACAGAATTTGAAGGCACAACCGTGGGTTTCATGGTCTGAGTATTGTGCCTCGGAATTTTCTTGGCTCCATCGGCTCGGCATTTTCACAACTGGGATGAGAATCAAGTCTCAAAGCACAGTCCTGATTCAGAAAAGGGTGGGGTCACGGAGGAGATCCTTCCTCAAGGGGAAGAATGTCATGAATGAGGGAAGAATGGAAAAGGAAGACCAAGGTGCAGATTGGTGCCTCTATCTCATCGAGTGTTTCAATCTTTGTAGCGTGGACACACAAGACATTAGTGACATTTGCACAGCTTGTTGGACAGCGTGGTGAACTTCACTTACCACATTGTCTGTTTATTGATGATATGCTTAACCGCTTTATGAGTGATGTAACATGCAAGATGAGCTCcaacattgtcttttttttttttttttgctacattTTGTTAAAGGCTGGTGCTTATAGGAGCGGGGTACAGAGGgaaaggcagaaaaaaagtacagtacTTCAGCTCCATGATGTCAGCAAAGGGTCAGAAGAAGGTCAGAGTGTTGCTATGCTTAGAAAACATCTGAGAATGAAACATTTATACGTTGAAATGGTAAAAAGCGTGGAAAGGCAAATCATGGGAATTAAATACTGTATTGAAGATATGGAGATACGGTGAACGGGTTTGTTTTGCGGGAGCTGCCAGTGGCCGGCCACAAGTGTACACATCTCAAGTGTGTTTTAACTTaaaatctattttctttttcttacatCACACTatagtatacatactgtacaacAATACCCACTGAAGTGCCACTGTGCCCCAGCAACAAAGGGGGAAGTGGCGCAAGTTTCAGACACTGACATTCAACTGCTTCATGTACACAGGGAGGAGCCgaagctcacacacacacacacacacacacacacatacacactttcACATAATATGGAAAAACCACAAAGCTTTTCAACAGTCAATAATAATATGATAATATACAAGGAGCCTATTCATTAAAACCTTGTGGGGAATCTTCAGCtatattacaaataaaacaggagTCCATTCAAAAAGATCCTCTTAGGTTGCGGAGAGGAACAAAACATCCCGAC includes:
- the LOC119135713 gene encoding uncharacterized protein LOC119135713 isoform X2 gives rise to the protein MQASRDNVSPAGRASSMHLLACSACGLWTRAVIDWTVIMSLASKGFETNGTDQNNAVHVQAQCPALPSPRLGTHIISTGNGRSVGTAISLQCPSKHRPVGGELKCVMDANSPRWVGELSCKPLSPYKDSGFRVAVLASIISIGIICIMSLAFITCCIWDCAQQNRAANGKKTKQRSHLEDGGSYHSLEGRCDVNLGEHFSPWGTEIPENLIDNSSPQWLTHGLVHTQSPSHLRPFGFYDNRHPLPPKSNCAQVFGRPHDITISSCSKCPHACLLQIPTEQTDLVRQPYGQR
- the LOC119135713 gene encoding uncharacterized protein LOC119135713 isoform X1 — encoded protein: MQASRDNVSPAGRASSMHLLACSACGLWTRAVIDWTVIMSLASKGFETNGTDQNNAVHVQAQCPALPSPRLGTHIISTGNGRSVGTAISLQCPSKHRPVGGELKCVMDANSPRWVGELSCKPLSPYKDSGFRVAVLASIISIGIICIMSLAFITCCIWDCAQQNRAANGKKTKQRRDSFKSHLEDGGSYHSLEGRCDVNLGEHFSPWGTEIPENLIDNSSPQWLTHGLVHTQSPSHLRPFGFYDNRHPLPPKSNCAQVFGRPHDITISSCSKCPHACLLQIPTEQTDLVRQPYGQR
- the mul1b gene encoding mitochondrial ubiquitin ligase activator of NFKB 1, yielding MDWSPSAVQVGLLATSSALTAVFFNVYRNKAATVTKLKDAKKVSIDQDLKMILSETPGRCFPYAVVEGVVRSVKETLSSQFLDNCKGVIERLTLKEEKMVWNRTTQLWSNTQKVIHQRTNSVPFALGPHDNNITATVCVVRPLEAAELNLETTYENFHPTVQSLSSVIGNFITGERAKGIHETEEMLRLGDSVTGVGELVLDNNVIKLQPPKQGFLYFLTRLDFDALLRKQERDVRLWRILTVVFGLAACSTFFYILWKQYECLRQRKRVKRILKEFEEQEKKNKEEQNWEESDEQASRCAVCLYQERSCVFLECGHVCTCTRCYEALPEPKKCPICRAIIDRMVLIYNT